From one Plasmodium malariae genome assembly, chromosome: 12 genomic stretch:
- the PmUG01_12038100 gene encoding translation initiation factor eIF-2B subunit gamma, putative, with product MSNATHSRVPLGTFVEFQVVILTNDENHFSSELCDSTCKGLIKISNRCMIYYILKNIIEQKLKYITIVVNQKYYEDMVTYINDTFPDNYKFDDKKNKNNYCIDVEACTTSGNHEVGSIQSLLQIRSKIKSDFIVVNCDILGFVDFHSLANLFRGENAICALLLLEDSEPNSNKKKKEIKDEYANLENNVWVCIDKNSKVVSIKDTLSMKQNGKLKISKINLLFHKKFILKTDLIDSHVYIFKNYVLDIMENKKNFSSIKYDLIPYLVKIQNTRRAAEYYLEAEFKFNMYKKLINKYEEGEDVNKEGRKDKIIDNLVDKHENVESVVCYVQPKTNGFCQRINSIPNFFKANLLFCVSRHDQLKNVLPPYCFFLLSDKNQVYKDCIISSQFEYEENVHLKKSVLGKNVKIKKNSSMSRSICMDNITINENCTIQNCIICQNVVIEHNCKLTDCIVRENSIIEKDSIFEKETLPLFIS from the exons ATGTCAAATGCAACTCATTCGCGGGTGCCCCTTGGAACGTTCGTTGAATTCCAAGTGGTGATACTAACAAATGATGAAAATCATTTTTCGAGTGAATTATGTGATAGTACTTGTAAGGGATTAATAAAGATAAGCAATAGATGtatgatttattatattcttaaaaatataattgaacaaaaattaaaatatattactattgtGGTGAATCAGAAGTACTATGAAGATAtggttacatatataaatgatacaTTCCCGGATAATTACAAATTTGatgataagaaaaataaaaataattattgcaTAGATGTTGAAGCTTGTACAACTAGTGGTAACCACGAAGTGGGATCCATTCAGTCTCTACTCCAGAtaagaagtaaaataaag TCCGACTTCATAGTAGTCAACTGCGATATCCTGGGCTTCGTCGATTTCCACTCCTTGGCAA ACCTTTTTAGAGGGGAGAACGCCATATGCGCTTTATTATTACTGGAAGACAGTGAACCaaattctaataaaaaaaaaaaagaaataaaagatgaATATGCAAACTTAGAAAACAATGTATGGGTTTGTATTGATAAGAATAGTAAAGTGGTTAGCATAAAAGATACATTATCAATGAAACAGAATGGAAAGCTAAAAATtagcaaaataaatttattatttcataaaaaatttatattaaaaacagATTTGATAGACAgtcatgtgtatatatttaaaaattacgtACTTGatataatggaaaataaaaagaatttctCGAGCATCAAG TATGATCTGATACCCTATCTAGTGAAGATACAAAACACGCGAAGGGCGGCAG AGTACTACTTAGAAGCCgaatttaaatttaacatGTACAAGAAGTTGATTAATAAATACGAGGAGGGAGAAGATGTTAACAAAGAAGGAAGAAAGGACAAGATCATAGATAACTTGGTTGATAAG CATGAAAATGTCGAGAGCGTTGTTTGCTACGTGCAGCCGAAGACGAATGGGTTTTGCCAGAGGATCAACAGCATacctaattttttcaaagcGAACTTACTG TTTTGTGTTTCTAGACACGATCAGCTTAAAAACGTATTGCCGCcatattgtttttttctcCTAAGCGACAAGAATCAAGTC TACAAGGATTGTATAATAAGCAGCCAATTTGAATATGAAGAGAACGTACACTTGAAAAAATCAGTCCTAG GTAAAAATgtgaagataaaaaaaaattcctcaATGAGCAGGAGTATATGCATGGACAACATAACTATAAATGAGAACTGCACTATCCAGAATTGTATTATTTGCCAAAATGTCGTTATTGAGCATAATTGCAag TTAACTGATTGCATTGTACGAGAAAATAGCATAATTGAGAAAGACAGTATCTTTGAGAAAGAGACACttcctttatttatttcataa